A stretch of the Salmo salar chromosome ssa20, Ssal_v3.1, whole genome shotgun sequence genome encodes the following:
- the LOC106580186 gene encoding ataxin-2 isoform X11: protein MRMVHVLTSVVGSKCELKVKNGLVYDGVFKTYGPECDMVLDAAHRKIPKPSEGPRQEDIVESIIFKASDVVVVHFRDVDLNFASKISTDTDNFTDTAVSSRINGEHKEKDLEPWDGGEQQQHVVTGSLESLDTDVSNGWDPNDMFKYNEEQYGIMSTYDSSLSTYTFALSCVAPCSVALERDNSEEFLKREARAAQLAQEIEASATYKARVALENDERTEEEKYSAVVRGEKGERGEREPHTLNRENKYIPPGQRNREGMSWGAGRQNSPKLVQSSSGPPRSSPHDYSPSSGADQRVLNGGTTSWPSPCPSPSLRPPFCYQSGPSSLPTRVATPTRPPSRPPSRASRPSSHPSAHGAPALVSTMPNRRISSEGPPRMSPKTQRTPRTHRVPPGGRVPPGVDFMPHNAPGEVPVPPPTRSSSSGGTWSSVVSGAHRPRSPRQNSMGGASPGPSSLPLAQTGTTPVEPASTQSASSPTAASPARDMAATPSAEAKESRVQEKRQNSPTANKENMKPLESPPSISRPLSKGPPSMAPDHRKQIDNLKKFSVDFRLQSSSNPDPQFEQMMTKPPPDAVGEKPKELPLDKGLEGSEEGAVAPTGSSKAGSPGAPSSSSTLCTAPEQKRGPDVTSQGVQTSAPTFSGGAKPEDKEEKEPVKDQIIKSTLNPNAHEFKPRVFNTQPKPATTPTPPRPQGQPSPSIVVQQPQQVYSQTVCFPQMYPLTPVSPGVQKSIIWKSPAMYHVQMPHMTVSQSKPYRPGKVANMPQQRSDQHHPQGTPTMMHPAQAGGPPIVAQSPTYSAQYFTCSPQQFTSQQLMQQMPHYQSQAQHVFSPVMQSQARMMAPPNHGQPGQLVSSSTTQYGEQTHTMYVSQGPMPQQYQHPQPSATPTGQAQQGGQHGGNHPAPSPVQQHQAAAAQALHMGNQPQQQMYQALAPTPPSMTPGTNPQSPQGSFPSAQQAVYLHPQQMQHGYNPSHMAHMQQVSSTFRSPSLHSVYILYEQAHMQSGMVPSHPQMMLMATQQPGGPQPQLPQNALNPIPVSSTTHFSYLAHPQVQQHHQ, encoded by the exons ATGAGGATGGTCCATGTCTTGACATCAGTAGTG GGATCCAAATGCGAACTGAAGGTTAAAAATGGATTGGTTTATGACGGAGTGTTTAAAACATATGGCCCAGAG TGTGACATGGTCCTAGATGCAGCCCATAGGAAGATCCCTAAGCCCAGCGAGGGCCCACGACAGGAAGACATTGTGGAAAGCATCATCTTCAAGGCTTctgatgtggtggtggtgcacTTCAGAGACGTGGACCTCAATTTTGCCAGTAAAA TCTCTACCGACACAG ACAACTTCACGGATACGGCGGTGAGCAGCAGAATCAACGGGGAGCACAAGGAGAAGGACCTGGAGCCGTGGGATGGAggggagcagcagcagcacgTTGTCACAGGCAGCCTGGAGTCCCTAGACACAGACGTG tctaatggATGGGACCCGAATGACATGTTCAAGTACAACGAAGAGCAGTATGGCATCATGTCGACCTATGACAGCAGCCTGTCTACCTACAC GTTTGCCCTGAGCTGTGTTGCCCCATGCAGTGTTGCCCTGGAGCGGGATAACTCAGAGGAGTTCTTGAAGCGGGAGGCACGGGCAGCCCAGCTGGCGCAGGAGATCGAGGCCAGCGCCACCTACAAGGCCCGCGTGGCCCTGGAGAACGACGAGCGCACCGAGGAGGAGAAGTACTCAGCCGTGGTGCGCGGAGAGAAGGGAGAGCGTGGAGAGCGGGagccacacacactcaacag AGAAAACAAGTACATTCCCCCgggccagaggaacagagaggggatGTCATGGGGAGCGGGTCGTCAGAACTCCCCCAAGTTGGTCCAGAGCAGCAGCGGACCTCCGCGGTCAAGTCCCCATGACTACAGCCCCAGCTCTGGAGCCGACCAGCGGGTTCTCAACGGAG GTACCACCTCGTGGCCATCTCCCTGCCCATCTCCCTCCTTGCGTCCTCCTTTTTGCTACCAGTCAgggccctcctctctcccaaccaGGGTGGCCACACCCACCCGGcctccctccagacctccctcGCGGGCTTCCCGGCCCTCGTCTCACCCCTCCGCTCACGGCGCTCCAGCTCTCGTCTCCACTATGCCCAATAGACGCATATCCTCCGAAG gcccTCCCAGGATGTCACCGAAGACACAGCGCACCCCACGCACCCATAGAGTTCCCCCTGGGGGTAGAGTCCCTCCAGGAGTAGACTTCATGCCCCACAATGCTCCAGGAGAGGTGCCTGTGCCCCCGCCAACCCGCAGCAGCTCTTCCGGTGGCACCTGGTCTTCTGTGGTCAGCGGAG CACACAGGCCTCGCTCCCCTCGGCAGAACAGCATGGGCGGGGCCTCCCCtggcccttcctccctccccttggCCCAGACTGGGACCACCCCCGTAGAACCTGCTAGCACGCAGTCAGCCTCATCACCCACTGCTGCTAGCCCCGCCCGGGATATGGCCGCCACTCCCTCAGCAGAGG CAAAAGAGTCTCGGGTccaggagaagagacagaactCCCCTACTGCCAACAAGGAGAACATGAAGCCCCTGGAGAGCCCCCCTAGTATCAGCAGACCCCTCTCTAAAG GACCCCCCTCCATGGCACCagaccacagaaaacaaatagaCAACTTAAAGAAATTTAGTGTAGATTTTAGG tTGCAGTCCAGCTCTAACCCAGATCCACAGTTTGAGCAGATGATGACCAAGCCTCCACCAGATGCCGTGGGAGAGAAGCCCAAGGAGCTTCCTCTGGACAAGGGTTTGGAGGGGTCTGAGGAGGGCGCCGTGGCCCCCACCGGGAGCAGCAAGGCAGGCAGCCCTGGagcaccatcctcctcctctaccctctgtaCTGCCCCGGAGCAGAAGAGGGGGCCTGACGTGACCTCACAGGGTGTCCAGACATCTGCACCCACCTTCAGCGGAGGGGCCAAGCCTGAGGACAAAGAAGAAAAGGAGCCAGTCAAAGA TCAAATCATAAAGTCGACTCTCAATCCTAATGCCCATGAGTTCAAACCTAGGGTGTTCAATACTCAG CCCAAGCCGGCCACCACTCCAACCCCCCCGCGGCCCCAGGGCCAGCCCAGCCCCTCCATCGTGGTGCAGCAGCCCCAACAAGTCTACAGCCAGACTGTCTGCTTCCCCCAGATGTACCCTCTGACCCCAGTCAGCCCTGGGGTTCAG aAAAGCATTATCTGGAAG TCTCCAGCCATGTACCATGTCCAGATGCCTCATATGACGGTGAGCCAGTCCAAGCCCTACAGACCAGGTAAAG TAGCCAACATGCCCCAGCAGAGGTCAGACCAGCACCACCCCCAGGGCACACCCACCATGATGCACCCGGCCCAAGCCGGGGGGCCGCCCATTGTGGCCCAAAGCCCCACCTATTCAGCCCAGTACTTCACCTGCAGCCCGCAGCAGTTTACCAGCCAGCAACTGATGCAGCAGATGCCCCACTACCAGTCACAG gcccaGCATGTGTTCAGCCCGGTGATGCAGAGTCAGGCCAGGATGATGGCCCCTCCCAACCACGGCCAGCCCGGCCAGctggtctcctcctccaccacccagTATGGCGAGCAGACTCACACCATGTATG TGTCACAAGGCCCCATGCCGCAGCAGTACCAGCACCCCCAACCCTCGGCCACGCCCACAGGCCAGGCCCAGCAGGGCGGGCAGCATGGGGGAAACCATCCGGCTCCCAGCCCCGTCCAACAGCACCAGGCTGCAGCCGCCCAGGCCCTGCACATGGGCAACCAGCCCCAGCAGCAAATGTACCAGGCCCTTGCCCCCACCCCGCCCTCCATGACCCCAGGGACCAACCCCCAGTCCCCCCAGGGCAGCTTCCCCTCTGCCCAGCAGGCCGTGTACCTCCACCCCCAGCAGATGCAGCACGGCTACAACCCCTCCCACATGGCGCACATGCAGCAGGTGAGCTCCACCTTCAGAAGCCCTTCACTTCACTCTGTGTACATACTATATGAACAG GCCCATATGCAGTCTGGGATGGTTCCCTCCCACCCTCAAATGATGCTGATGGCCACCCAGCAGCCAGGCGGCCCCCAGCCCCAACTCCCCCAGAACGCCCTCAACCCCATACCGGTGTCCTCCACTACACACTTCTCTTACTTGGCACACCCCCAAG TGCAACAGCACCATCAGTAG